The following are encoded together in the Bubalus kerabau isolate K-KA32 ecotype Philippines breed swamp buffalo chromosome 3, PCC_UOA_SB_1v2, whole genome shotgun sequence genome:
- the PSMG4 gene encoding proteasome assembly chaperone 4, producing MERPAAAAGGDVSLHNFSARLWEQLVHFHVMRLTDSLFLWVGATPHLRNLAVAMCTRYDSIPLSTALLGDTSDTMSTGLAQRLARKTSKQVFVSYNLPNTSSSFELLVESRIKEEMQAFPEKF from the exons ATGGAGCGGCCGGCGGCTGCCGCGGGCGGGGACGTGTCCCTGCACAACTTCAGCGCGCGGCTTTGGGAGCAGCTCGTCCACTTCCACGTGATGCGGCTGACGGACTCGCTCTTCCTCTGGGTGGGGGCCACGCCGCACCTGCGCAACCTCGCCGTGGCCATGTGCACGCGCTAC GACTCCATCCCCCTGTCCACCGCCCTCCTCGGGGACACGTCTGACACCATGTCCACCGGTCTCGCCCAGCGCTTAG CCAGGAAGACCAGCAAGCAGGTCTTCGTCAGCTATAACCTTCCAAACACCAGCAGCAGCTTCGAGTTGCTGGTAGAAAGCCGGATCAAGGAGGAAATGCAGGCCTTTCCAGAGAAGTTCTAG